ATCTATAGAAGAAAAGAGCATGATGTTAGTCAATGTGTCCGTATAAGCACCCACACAAGCAAAGATAAGTCAGAAAGAAGTCATGGCCCACATGGACATGCTCAGTTTGGAGGCACATTGGCTCCACACATCATGATGAACATGCTTTCACATATTAGGTTAGAATCCAATCAGTAGTAGTCAACTAGAGCTAATTTGAAACTCCCATAACCTAGTCTTTCCCATAAAGAAGCTGAAAACAAAGTCTATCTCCTTCATCTAGTTTTACAATGCATTCTTGTGCAAAATGCAAAGAACATCCACCAAGGAGGACTAGATCTACTTAATGACACAATGCAGAAGCACATGAAAAGGGATTAGATGAAAACAATAAGCTGAAGGGTCATACCGCTCCAATAGTTGAAGGGGCAAATATCGTCTTTAGATTAATCTTTCTCAACAGCATTGATATATGTTGCTTTGCTTTATCTGAAACTGAAACCTGTGATGGAATTCAACAGATAATAAAACCTCAGAATATTGCTTTCGGTGAAGAGATGTGAGtacaataataaatcatatggcCGTGCTAAGAATCTCTAGATCTACAATAAAGAatcatataaacaaaataaaaatctaaattactTGGGGACAAAAGTTGTAAAAGAAAGTCATTCTAAGGCGACACTTCTCTTCAaaggtagattttattttattctttttatatatcaCAGGCAGCCACCATGGCTCCAAGACTGTGCCAGATGATCTAATATCCCAGAATAGATATGTTATCACATAATGTAACTAATTAGAAATAAAGCTCTCCAGTTACTACAACTATTGAAGTAGAGCTTTATCCAGCATCAGCTCTCCTGTCATGGACATTTAAAATGATACCAGATGAATCtgtatttacaattattttggTGAGAGAAAAATGActccaaatcaaattttaaattgtgaaaatatagTGGAAAAATGAAGGCCTGCTACAAGAATTCCTCGAATTTATGGAGTGGGTCAGTTTATGGTCAGGGTAACAATAAGAATGAAACAATAGCAAAGTATTAATAGGGTGCCCCACCAGAAGataataagaagaaatataaagataaagcaTTAAGTTCATCATAGGTTGATGCTGGATACAACCTCAGATCTCGCTACGTCTGATCTAGTGCAGGGCAGTGCATATTGATCTTTATTGTTCTCAGGTATCAAGAATTCCTTGGAGGATGAAAGTAGTGGCTCTATGACCCCAAGGTCTGATGTGGAGGATTGTCTGGCAGGCTTACTGATAGAGAATTCATTCACTTCTGATTCTCTGGTGCTACTCCTTGAAGATATCCGCACAATATTATACACGTAAGACCACAGATAAATGGCTCCTATCTGAAGTGTCACAAACAGTAAGCAATTACAAAAGCGGAATAGTGATCTATCCTAGTCAAACAGGTAAGATGTACCGCAACAAATTACTTTCACATTGCACATGCATTAATGCAAGCTAAGTTTAAAGCAAAGGATCAAATGCATATATTTACATTGAATTTCAGGTTTGCAAAGCAAAAGTCAGTCTCTCATGAGATACCAACCGCAGCCCAAACACACAAGTACGAAAGAGTTTCTCAATATATCAGGTCAGTATCCTTACTGAGACAATTTCTTGATTACAACTCATCCAAGAATTGGCATATGTATATTGAACTTAATTTGgtgattttattgtaaaagtacCAACAACCAGATGCGATTATATACTGAGCTGCTTAAGAACATCAGATATCTTTAATCCTTGAATTCCAAGACATTATAAAAGGACATCAGTCTTGAAAAAGAAacgaaataaaagaaaaggggCATACCGCCATTGAAAGTGAAACATAAGCCATTCCATATGTTTGACAGACATCAGGATCTCCAAATGGCCCtcctttttctttacaaactGATGGGATGATAATGAGAAGAATGTTCCCCAAATTTCCTGTTCGCATAGAGGGTAAAAAGTTGTTTGTCAATGATTTTACCAAGCAGTACATATTTATTCAGATAAAGGGAACAtgctttgaaaatgaaattatacaGAATGTTTTTGGACGAAACTGATTCAGCTAAGTTATGCACCAAAGAAAATTAACAAGTGATTTATTGGAAACCGCGTTGAGAAGACAGTATCCTGTTTTCTGCTTCTTGTCAAGGTAATCAGCTTTTAGGCCCTTTACAACCCCCTATGGCTCTGATATGCATGATCAAACCTATCGATCATTGGTGCATGCAATGAGCCAATGGCAAGTGAAGTTGATAAGCCTTCGAGGATAATCCACCTTTTGACAGCCAAGGCTGGAGTCCCCTCTGACACTCAATTGTCCTGGAGCGCCTGCAATTCTCCGAATTCATCCTACTTTTGTGGGCTCTTAATAGGGCTCATTTAAGACACTCTAAGGGGCTTCCCAGTGGGTAAGCGTGTTACTAGTAGAAAATACCAACCTCCGGCCTCCTCAACTTCCTCTTGTTtgcttaaaaacaaaattaaaagagaaaaggcCAGCTAAACTTCTATAGGAAGAATGAGTAAGCAATGTGGATCAGTAGGAGTAAGACATCCAGCTTTAGTTGTGACAAATAGCTTCCAAAGGTTCACTCCAAGTGAAGTAACACTTCCTTAAGAAGTACATTTGTTTTCCATGATCAATTTCTAAGAAACACTAGTCTGCATGTTTCTTGTCATGAATGATCTATGAGAGAGGGCATGACCAAATTATTAATGGAACAAACTGAAGcttcgttttctttttatttgggcCCACATAGGACGCTTTACTTTATGAACACTGCCCGGTTACAATTCAAAAAGATTTGAAGCTATATTTTTAACACAAGTAAAAGAAggatctatatataaatatgttaccTGCAGCGCAGCAACCCACAATGAGGCCTCTCAGGTGTGAAGGAGCTCCTGTAACTAGGACAACTATCCATCCAAGAACTGAGCCAATTATAAATGTGAAGAGTATATTGATTGGCATAAACCACCTGAACATTCAATCAAATTCACTTCAAATACTAAAAATCAATTGAATTTTTGCCAATGAACTTCAGCATATAAGGTTGAATGGAGTAGTGGTGCAGTgagcaaattatatataactcaCAACTTGACCATGCTCTCGCTTGTTATCGTTTGAGCAAGTTTGGTGGACACAAGGGCTggattaaatacataaaatacaacCTGTAAACAAACAAAGAATACTCTATTAAGAGACTGGCAACAGTGCATTGGATATACTCTACTAATGCCTGTGAAACgacataaaaataatgaataactcACAGTATTCAAATGCTTCCTAGCATCTTCCCCCAATATATCGACACTATCCAGTGCAAGATAAGACCCAAGTGCAGTAATCAAGAGCACTTTCAAGACTGGAACTGATGCGGTGATGAAGAGCTGCAAAAGCGCCATTTTGAGATCCCTTCACAACTTTGAAAATGACCTTCAAGCCATACAAAACgcaatattatgaaaaattccTTGAGAAAGATAGCTCATATTATTTGAAATCCTGTCAGAAACACAACTGAATTTCGTTTAATGGCATAAATAAGTACTTGGGATTGTCACTTTCAAAGAACAACGTTACAACAGAACAGAAATAAACGAAAATAAAAGGTCATTCCGCATGTACAAATGCCAAAAAGCCTGCACTTACATGAGCACGTTCAAAAGAATACAAACAAGATCCATTGAGATGCCATAACAAACATTTAAGGTTCGAGTGAATCACAAGGAATCACCCGATATGGACTATTTCAAAAACTTCTGGTcaacataaaatttttctatttcgGCGAATTTTATCCAACAGCTCGATCCATATCTGGTTCACGCATCACAGGAACACTTATTCTGTAATAGCTGTAAAGGAGTATTCATTCAAGCGTTGTCAAAGAATTTCCACCCAAAACACGAGGGTCTAAAAGTTTGCAGacattgacaatgaaatagttGTATAGTCATCATTGTACCAGAGCCCATGTTAAGATTCGATCGAAatcttaaattaaatatttgacaaAACAAACCAAAAGTTGGCACGCCACGTTCTCCATAAAAAAACTTGTGGTTTTTCGCgaacaagaaaaaattaacaaagGTTTCCTACAACAAAACGAAAAAGAGAGAACGTGAAACGTCTTCAAGGACTGATTCTACTGAAGCTACCTGCAGCTAGCTAACACGAAacattcagagagagagagagagagagagagagagagagaactctaAAAGGATCCTCCTTTTTCCTCACCTCCAAACGATACGCTAGTTGTCAGCTCCCATGCAACGATCCCACAGTACGAAGAAAACGCAATATCATTGATCTAATTACCTTGTCCTACCGTCATCAAGAGTGCCAGCCCGTATTTAATTCGctaggttttgaaaaagagcACCTAGAGATAACatagacaaaaacaaaaacaaaaacgtcGTTTGTATATAAAAACAGAGCAGAAGAAAGGAAGTAGTAGAATCCAAAAACAACAAGGAAACCCGAAAAGAAGGTTAAGATGAATGAACCTTGTGCGTTTTATTAAtttcaatgtatatatatatcaagggcAGATTGGTACCCAAAagatcaaagaaagaaaagacgAATGATAACATGAAAGACGCGTTGCAAACTAACCACCTATTTTGTAGCGGCCATTAGCGAAGGACATGTCAACAATGAAACAGCGGACCAAGATCAGCTCCTACAATTAAGATCTCAGCTTGGACTGCCTCCTAAATTGTAGGGCAGCCAGCATGCCAGCGGGAACCTGATCTCGTTATCCATTTCTCATTTAAATGGAATCAAAAGCCATTAACAATATATACCACATTTATAAAATGGCACAAATAATTAAGCTTCAACGTCACCGTGGCGCAACTCCATAACCATTTAATTTCATCGTTTAACGCAAAGCGGTAACAACTAGGCTGTCTGAATAAAGTAATAGCTTCAATGTCATGATGTTGGTGGCATTCCATatataacctatttaattccaaCATTTAATGCAACATATAACTAGCAACAAGCATGCTGTGGGCCTGTACCAGCCTAATTAATTTTTCCAGACATAAAAAATTAACGATCGACATGAGTTCTTCACAAAACGACAAGATATTAGCCGCCAGCCCGAATTGACCACAGAAGCATGTAATGCACATCCTAAAACGATTTGCTGTCGGCTTGTACCAGCCTAATTTGAAAATTGATAaatacacattattttttataagaaaaattttatttatagtttctGATTGTATATACAGGtacattattaaatataaaaaatatcattttaagaagaataattttgtaattttaaaaaattttaaagttaaaataatctAAATTTACATTGCAGTCCTCATTTTAAAACTGTacctaatattattctttttctaatattttatataataatatttcaaaaagaaaattatttttataaataatatcattttatcaaaataactttattttataatatatattataaaatgtattgtatGAGAGTATTATCACCCATTAATTTTTCAGACTTATCAAAAACGATGGAGATGAGATCTTAACAAAACAAGAGATTAGCCGCCAGTCGAGATTGACCACACAAGCATATATGCGCATCCTAGATAATCATTTTAATGATGATCTCGTcgatactttaaaaaaaaaaaaaaaagtactacaaCATGTTAACGCGTGTTTcgtaccttttttctttttttatcatgttCTAACAATTCAGGTTAAAGTTGGactaaaaacaaagaagaaataaattgagagaGGACGGACTTGAGATTGGAGGGTCTCTTTTGctaaagttaataaaatattttaaaattttataaataataaaagagtttAAAGAGTAGAGTtgagaaaaagaattttttgtattaaaaaattattatttatatctgGAGTCGGGGGATAGATTGTGCATGTCTTTTTATTGTTACTTTTATCAGTCCTTTAAATACGACATGcctttattattgcattattaaCATAACGTGATGCTCAAATAGTAGTGTCATTAATACAGCATGGTTACTAGAGTAGTGGAGTCATATTCTGCAGCCCTAATGACCACCGATCGatgttcttttataaaaaaatcaataacttTCTATCTTTTATGTTCTGTCCTGTATGAGTTTTCATGAGTGAATTGCAGCCGAATCCATCAACCATCGTTACTTAATTTTCCTTGCGAGTTACTCCGCAGGTAAATTTAGGGCTTAAGGTCAGATATCGAAACGAAGCTCCTTATTCTCGACTGAACACCTAATGAACTTTTGAGTGTGGAAAATCTTCTTAAAAAGCCCTCGTGATGATCAATTGCAGCGTTTCATAGCTAATTCGCACTGCTACAACTTTAAAAGCGGTTCGCCTTCATTATTAACAGTTAAAAGCACCTTCAAAGAAAGTGACGTCGCTTTATTATGTCATGCAGCCTCCAAAGTAATTAATGATGATTACATCACATGGTacaaaacattataaaaagGACCCACAAAGAAGAACACAAATTCTTTTTTGCAAGAGAGACGTGTAACGGCGTGGGctgtccttgtcttcatttcAAGGAGGAAAAGACTATTACGTATTGttgcattaatatatacatatataaaattttattacccatcattctcatatactacacattatatttatttttaatattttttaactttttcttattttattcttcttaaatattaatttcttccacttttctttcatacacaacatatttgataaaaaaaaaaaaagattataaatgatggataatatgaaaatgatgagtaa
This genomic interval from Juglans microcarpa x Juglans regia isolate MS1-56 chromosome 4D, Jm3101_v1.0, whole genome shotgun sequence contains the following:
- the LOC121259995 gene encoding protein PIN-LIKES 3-like — translated: MALLQLFITASVPVLKVLLITALGSYLALDSVDILGEDARKHLNTVVFYVFNPALVSTKLAQTITSESMVKLWFMPINILFTFIIGSVLGWIVVLVTGAPSHLRGLIVGCCAAGNLGNILLIIIPSVCKEKGGPFGDPDVCQTYGMAYVSLSMAIGAIYLWSYVYNIVRISSRSSTRESEVNEFSISKPARQSSTSDLGVIEPLLSSSKEFLIPENNKDQYALPCTRSDVARSEVSVSDKAKQHISMLLRKINLKTIFAPSTIGAIVGFTIGLIPDIRKLMIGEGAPLRVIQDSASLLGDGAIPAVTLIVGGNLLKGLKGPGIQKSLIISIVVVRYIALPLTGIFIIKGAHQIGLVHFDPLYQFILLIQYAVPPAMNIGTITQLFGAGESECSVIMLWTYALASISLTFWSTFFMWLVAP